The proteins below are encoded in one region of Aeromonas jandaei:
- a CDS encoding ligand-gated channel protein has product MTTIQPSKLALLIGSLLSIHAVASEQEVMVVTASGFQQKIEDSAASISVITREQLEKRAYRDVTDALKDVPGVVVTGGGSSSDISIRGMGSKYTLMLVDGKKVDSRGTRPNSDGPGIEQGWLPPLQAIERIEVVRGPMSSRYGSDAMGGVINVITRKTTALAWQGSVHADSTFQENKDAGNSFQTDAYTAGSLIDGVLGLRFNGQLAHRGEDKFTQGFAEQETRSGTAVLSFKPDEHNRFDLEASRSLQDRDRTAGNSLDAKAKDSLNRYERTNYALTHDGQYDFGSSSSYLQQETNTNPGRKMELTNTIADTHTQFILGDHYLSVGGQYRYEDLHDQGNNLKVANPATQLTRWSWAMFVEDEWSLTDSFALTGGARMDRDQNYGSHWSPRLYGVWHLDDSWTLKGGVSTGYRSPDLRMSAANWGQVTGGGSLDGMLVGNPELKPETSVSEEIGLLWNGHQGFNAGVTLFNTDFKNKISEVRRCTSKSDPVCTLNGHSYDFISDRVNVDKANMRGVESMMDWVINDKWSVSGSYTFTQSEQKSGPLAGNALNQMPRHMVNGSVDWQTTEELNLWSRVNFRGETSEYLSRVKMAEGTPSYTFFDMGLVYKANKHLELTAGVYNLFDKTVDYSSYGTVLDGRRYNLGVTYNF; this is encoded by the coding sequence ATGACAACAATACAACCAAGCAAGCTTGCCTTGCTGATCGGTTCTCTTCTCTCTATTCACGCCGTAGCTTCCGAACAGGAAGTGATGGTTGTCACCGCCTCGGGTTTTCAGCAAAAAATCGAGGATTCCGCAGCCTCTATCTCCGTCATTACTCGCGAACAGCTGGAGAAGCGCGCCTATCGCGATGTGACTGACGCCCTGAAGGATGTCCCCGGTGTGGTAGTGACCGGTGGTGGCAGCAGCAGTGATATCAGCATTCGCGGTATGGGCTCGAAATACACCCTGATGCTGGTTGATGGCAAAAAGGTGGATAGCCGTGGTACCCGCCCCAATAGCGATGGACCCGGTATCGAGCAGGGCTGGTTACCGCCGCTACAGGCAATCGAGCGGATTGAGGTCGTGCGTGGCCCTATGTCATCCCGTTATGGTTCAGATGCCATGGGTGGCGTGATTAACGTGATTACCCGCAAGACTACCGCTCTGGCTTGGCAGGGCTCGGTTCACGCTGATTCGACCTTTCAGGAGAACAAAGATGCCGGCAACAGCTTCCAGACCGATGCCTATACCGCAGGTTCACTGATCGATGGCGTGTTGGGGCTGCGCTTCAATGGTCAGCTGGCCCATCGTGGCGAGGATAAGTTTACCCAGGGCTTTGCCGAGCAGGAGACCCGCAGCGGTACTGCCGTGCTCAGCTTCAAGCCTGACGAGCACAACCGCTTCGATCTGGAAGCCAGCCGCAGCTTGCAGGATCGGGATCGCACGGCAGGCAACTCGCTGGATGCCAAGGCGAAGGATAGCCTTAACCGCTATGAGCGCACCAACTATGCGCTGACCCATGATGGCCAGTATGATTTCGGCTCTTCCAGCAGCTATCTGCAGCAGGAGACCAACACCAACCCCGGCCGCAAGATGGAGCTCACCAACACCATCGCCGATACCCACACCCAGTTCATTCTGGGGGATCACTACCTGAGCGTCGGTGGTCAGTATCGCTATGAGGATCTGCATGATCAGGGTAATAACCTGAAAGTGGCCAATCCGGCCACACAGCTTACCCGCTGGAGCTGGGCGATGTTTGTCGAGGATGAGTGGTCACTCACTGACAGCTTTGCCCTGACAGGGGGCGCCCGCATGGATCGGGATCAGAACTACGGCTCTCACTGGAGCCCGCGCCTCTACGGTGTCTGGCATCTGGATGATAGCTGGACCCTGAAAGGGGGTGTATCGACCGGTTATCGCTCGCCGGACTTGCGGATGTCTGCGGCCAACTGGGGTCAGGTTACCGGTGGTGGCAGTCTTGATGGGATGCTGGTCGGCAACCCGGAGCTCAAACCCGAGACCAGCGTGAGTGAAGAGATTGGCCTGCTCTGGAATGGCCATCAGGGCTTCAATGCCGGGGTGACCCTGTTCAACACCGACTTCAAGAACAAGATCTCCGAAGTTCGTCGCTGCACCAGCAAGAGCGATCCGGTCTGTACTCTCAATGGCCACAGCTATGACTTCATCAGTGATCGGGTCAACGTCGACAAGGCGAACATGCGTGGCGTAGAGAGCATGATGGATTGGGTGATCAACGACAAGTGGTCGGTCAGCGGCAGCTATACCTTTACCCAGTCCGAGCAGAAGAGTGGCCCGCTGGCGGGGAATGCCCTCAACCAGATGCCACGCCACATGGTCAACGGCAGCGTAGACTGGCAGACCACCGAGGAGCTCAACCTCTGGTCGCGGGTCAACTTCCGTGGCGAGACTTCCGAGTACCTGAGCCGGGTCAAGATGGCGGAGGGGACTCCTTCCTACACCTTCTTTGACATGGGGCTGGTCTACAAGGCCAACAAGCATCTCGAGCTGACCGCCGGGGTCTACAACCTGTTCGACAAGACGGTGGATTACAGCAGCTATGGCACAGTGCTGGATGGCCGCCGCTACAATCTGGGTGTCACCTACAACTTCTGA